One region of Solanum pennellii chromosome 6, SPENNV200 genomic DNA includes:
- the LOC107022296 gene encoding uncharacterized protein LOC107022296: MKNHEARPTETEENVVEARDQSEVKRDDHRGYNNARGRGKEKRRYTNRRGSGHNKRENNMSSQNNPSKSNCHRCGIKDHWKNECRTHEHFIKLYQNFFKKKENESGASSSNARAESHMTLKDDDKPGTSQIYDRNIEANLALKNDVFDGLGDITHMEVDDFFGYRN, from the coding sequence atgaaaaatcatgaagctCGTCCCACTGAAACTGAAGAAAATGTGGTGGAAGCACGTGATCAATCTGAAGTAAAAAGAGATGATCATCGGGGTTATAATAATGCAAGAGGACGTGGCAAAGAAAAGAGGCGATACACAAATCGTCGAGGTAGTGGTCATAATAAAAGGGAGAACAACATGAGTTCTCAAAATAACCCCTCAAAAAGTAATTGTCATCGTTGTGGCATAAAAGACCATTGGAAGAATGAATGTCGCACGCATGAGCATTTTATTAAGCTCTaccaaaatttctttaaaaagaaagaaaatgaaagtgGTGCTTCCTCTTCCAATGCTCGAGCTGAGTCACATATGACTCTTAAAGATGATGATAAGCCGGGAACATCACAAATATATGATAGGAATATTGAAGCAAATTTGGCTTTAAAGAATGATGTTTTTGATGGCCTTGGTGACATTACTCATATGGAAGTTGATGACTTCTTTGGGTATCGAAACTGA